Proteins encoded in a region of the Halosimplex halophilum genome:
- a CDS encoding DUF2249 domain-containing protein, with protein MGPALDLREYPDEESRQVLFDELAAVDVGESVAVVADRDVDAGLVRYQIERDRRLAWTYADPDAEPRELEVTKGEPLDGDRGAIDVRDLKPQRRHEALLSIFDELGAGEGFVLVNDHDPKPLYHELRSAHGDIVDWEYRSRGDDGWRVEIVKTDESTADTGDVVTRYDVREIPKAERHPTIHHRYGMIPEGGTMELVAPHEPRPLHREFRERYGDSFDWEVVESEPGKCRVHITKGDDAGGDAEPGGGDAAATGAEPDDAVKVVEELDVRDRPPAQRHEAIFEAYADLEAGEGFVLVNDHDPKPLYHQFEAEAGPQFRWEYRQKEPGEFRVLVGKADAAERDHSHGHDHGHGHDHSHGHDHGGAADHGAADETPDAPF; from the coding sequence ATGGGACCAGCACTCGACCTGCGCGAGTATCCGGACGAGGAGTCCCGACAGGTGCTGTTCGACGAACTGGCGGCGGTAGACGTCGGCGAGTCCGTCGCGGTGGTGGCCGACCGGGACGTCGACGCCGGCCTGGTGCGGTACCAGATCGAACGCGACCGGCGGCTGGCGTGGACCTACGCCGACCCGGACGCCGAACCGAGGGAGCTCGAGGTGACCAAGGGGGAGCCGCTGGACGGCGACCGCGGGGCGATCGACGTTCGCGACCTGAAGCCCCAGCGGCGCCACGAGGCGCTGCTGTCGATCTTCGACGAGCTCGGGGCCGGCGAGGGGTTCGTCCTCGTCAACGACCACGACCCCAAGCCGCTGTATCACGAGCTCCGGTCGGCCCACGGCGACATCGTCGACTGGGAGTACCGGAGCCGCGGGGACGACGGGTGGCGCGTCGAGATCGTCAAGACGGACGAGTCGACGGCCGACACCGGAGACGTCGTCACCCGATACGACGTGCGGGAGATCCCCAAGGCGGAGCGACACCCGACGATCCACCACCGCTACGGGATGATCCCCGAGGGCGGGACGATGGAGCTGGTCGCCCCGCACGAACCGCGGCCGCTCCACCGGGAGTTCCGCGAGCGCTACGGCGACTCGTTCGACTGGGAGGTCGTCGAGTCGGAGCCGGGAAAGTGTCGCGTCCACATCACGAAGGGCGACGACGCCGGAGGGGACGCCGAGCCGGGCGGCGGGGACGCGGCGGCGACCGGCGCGGAACCCGACGACGCGGTCAAGGTCGTCGAGGAGCTGGACGTGCGGGACCGGCCGCCGGCGCAGCGACACGAGGCCATCTTCGAGGCGTACGCCGACCTGGAGGCCGGCGAGGGGTTCGTCCTGGTCAACGACCACGACCCGAAACCGCTGTACCACCAGTTCGAGGCCGAGGCGGGGCCACAGTTCCGGTGGGAGTACCGGCAGAAAGAGCCCGGCGAGTTCAGGGTGCTGGTCGGCAAGGCCGACGCCGCCGAGCGGGACCACAGCCACGGCCACGACCACGGACACGGCCACGATCATAGCCACGGCCACGACCACGGCGGCGCCGCCGACCACGGCGCGGCCGACGAGACGCCCGACGCGCCGTTCTGA
- a CDS encoding metal-dependent transcriptional regulator — MSSEPRSGPSPSVGSSLSAVERREARYLFAVSLYAEADERVTTGDLGDHLDVAAASVTEMVSKLDERGLVDYEKYRGVRLTDRGETVAARAGWRYCVVSTFFDSVLETTLDEGTAFDIGFALPDDGVHRLRALVDSACLGLCPDAGGDGEPCGA; from the coding sequence ATGTCATCGGAACCCCGGTCGGGGCCGTCCCCGTCAGTCGGGTCGTCGCTGTCGGCGGTCGAGCGGCGCGAGGCGCGCTACCTGTTCGCCGTCTCGCTGTACGCGGAGGCCGACGAGCGGGTCACGACCGGCGACCTCGGGGACCACCTGGACGTGGCCGCGGCCAGCGTCACGGAGATGGTGTCGAAACTCGACGAGCGCGGCCTCGTCGACTACGAGAAGTACCGGGGCGTCCGGCTGACCGACCGCGGCGAGACCGTCGCGGCGCGGGCGGGCTGGCGCTACTGCGTCGTCTCGACCTTTTTCGACTCGGTGCTGGAGACGACGCTGGACGAGGGGACCGCGTTCGACATCGGGTTCGCCCTCCCTGACGACGGCGTCCACCGCCTCCGGGCGCTCGTCGACTCGGCGTGTCTGGGGCTCTGCCCGGACGCCGGCGGCGACGGCGAACCCTGTGGGGCCTGA
- a CDS encoding CPCC family cysteine-rich protein — protein MADPPGNPAAREKGYCPCCGYRTLPPGPPGSYERCPVCDWLDDPIQFADPEFVSDTNHVALSEARENVRAFGACVEGAAPNTREPTDDEPRDPNWPYDRRE, from the coding sequence ATGGCCGACCCGCCCGGCAACCCCGCGGCGCGGGAGAAGGGGTACTGCCCCTGCTGCGGCTACCGGACGCTCCCGCCGGGGCCGCCCGGGTCCTACGAGCGCTGTCCGGTCTGCGACTGGCTCGACGACCCGATCCAGTTCGCCGACCCCGAGTTCGTCAGCGACACCAACCACGTCGCGCTCAGCGAGGCCCGCGAGAACGTCCGGGCGTTCGGCGCCTGCGTCGAGGGCGCCGCGCCCAACACGCGCGAGCCGACGGACGACGAGCCGCGCGACCCCAACTGGCCGTACGACCGCAGGGAGTGA
- a CDS encoding FAD-dependent oxidoreductase: protein MTLSSLDRYRPGRLDRLGERAVVLGGSIAGLCAARVLADGFDEVVVVERDPLPDGPVEREGAPQTSHPHALLGAGQATLEDLFPGFGEDLAAGGGLIVDVTRQLVEYQKGGYLASGDERTPSYCASRPLFEHVVRERLRARENVRIRDDCRFVDYRTDEAEQAVTGVTVREDGAVDAIDADLVVDATGRASRTPEWLADHGFSAPPEDRVGIDLQYASLRIERPPGDRRLISAPADPPETRGAVLIPIEDGQWDVLLAEVHADDAPADREAVLAFADDLPVDLVGDLLRRQRWVSDEVARYPFPASLRRRYERLDRFPDGLVVTGDAVSSFNPAYGQGMSVAALDAVVLHHALAEGGLDGLPTRFFDRQAPVVDTAWRMATGVDYQYPQTDGEPSLPERLFNRYFDRLLRAANDDGALAAAYGEVLDLERSPASLLRPGILARVFLPVGGDATETDPQRAAVPSDAESVSSRGESVPSGVDSSPAADREPTVERERPQRTT from the coding sequence GTGACGCTGTCGAGCCTCGACCGCTACCGGCCGGGCCGGCTCGACCGGCTGGGCGAGCGCGCGGTCGTCCTCGGTGGAAGTATCGCCGGCCTCTGTGCGGCGCGGGTGCTCGCAGACGGCTTCGACGAGGTGGTCGTCGTCGAGCGCGACCCCCTGCCCGACGGGCCGGTCGAACGCGAGGGCGCGCCCCAGACTAGCCACCCCCACGCGCTGCTGGGCGCCGGACAGGCGACCCTGGAGGACCTCTTCCCGGGGTTCGGCGAGGACCTGGCGGCCGGCGGGGGACTGATCGTCGACGTGACGCGCCAGCTGGTCGAGTACCAGAAGGGCGGCTACCTCGCGAGCGGCGACGAGCGGACCCCCTCCTACTGTGCGAGCCGGCCGCTGTTCGAACACGTCGTCCGCGAACGGCTCCGCGCCCGCGAGAATGTCCGGATCCGCGACGACTGCCGGTTCGTCGACTACCGCACCGACGAGGCCGAACAGGCCGTGACCGGCGTCACGGTCCGCGAGGACGGGGCGGTCGACGCGATCGACGCGGACCTCGTCGTCGACGCGACGGGGCGGGCCAGCCGGACGCCGGAGTGGCTGGCCGACCACGGCTTTTCCGCGCCGCCGGAGGACCGGGTCGGGATCGACCTGCAGTACGCCTCGCTGCGGATCGAGCGCCCGCCGGGCGACAGGCGGCTGATCAGCGCCCCCGCCGACCCGCCCGAGACCCGCGGCGCCGTGCTGATACCGATCGAGGACGGCCAGTGGGACGTGCTCCTCGCGGAGGTCCACGCCGACGACGCGCCCGCCGATCGCGAGGCGGTGCTGGCGTTCGCCGACGACCTCCCGGTCGACCTGGTGGGCGACCTGCTGCGGCGCCAGCGGTGGGTCTCCGACGAAGTCGCCCGCTACCCGTTCCCGGCGAGCCTGCGGCGCCGCTACGAGCGGCTGGACCGGTTCCCCGACGGCCTGGTCGTCACCGGCGACGCCGTCTCCAGTTTCAACCCCGCGTACGGCCAGGGGATGTCCGTCGCCGCCCTCGACGCCGTGGTCCTCCACCACGCGCTGGCCGAGGGCGGCCTCGACGGCCTGCCCACCCGATTTTTCGACCGGCAGGCCCCGGTGGTCGACACGGCCTGGCGGATGGCGACCGGCGTCGACTACCAGTACCCCCAGACCGACGGGGAGCCCTCGCTCCCCGAGCGGCTGTTCAACCGGTACTTCGACCGCCTGTTGCGGGCGGCCAACGACGACGGCGCCCTCGCGGCGGCCTACGGCGAGGTGCTCGACCTCGAACGGTCGCCCGCCTCGCTGCTCCGGCCCGGAATCCTCGCCCGCGTGTTCCTCCCCGTCGGCGGCGACGCGACGGAGACGGACCCCCAGCGGGCAGCCGTCCCGTCGGACGCCGAGTCGGTCAGTTCGCGCGGGGAGTCGGTCCCCTCAGGGGTCGACTCGTCGCCCGCCGCCGATCGTGAACCGACCGTCGAACGCGAGCGCCCCCAGCGAACGACCTAG
- a CDS encoding arylsulfotransferase family protein: MDVSRGSALALLGVGLFLATMVVGAATAPSASGGVDDSTTPTAFPAGTDAPSDSGGTAAPSGTPAADAPRTLVGNQGGWVTHGSVIAFDGREVAWRNTEADGYFEVSRLDNGSVLAAFANESSEDCGELSAPCARTGYRILEPGSGEIVSEYSFPVGSITNSEVHAADATGDGGIVYADMDAERVVVVENGTEVWEWRASELYEAPEDPTSRDWLHINDVDAIGDGRFIVSVRNANQILILERGEGVVEVINEDDGSSDANCLKDGRLYDADGDGDVRCGDPAVIKEQHNPQWLGDGAVLVADSENDRVVELHRTDDGDWEPVWAVDRAGGIELTWPRDADRLPNGNTLIADSRNRRVVEVDPQGEAVWNVSVGAVARTGPGIVYEADRLPYGEYAGSYDGGATPTDAGGENGTATPADATQTKTPLPRMTAANGSGALTAPDDEIPLLSEAVAGLQGTFAWVPIWFGELHLAATALGALFVLVGGVDHLLAARGVSLPGRE, translated from the coding sequence ATGGACGTATCGCGCGGCAGCGCCCTGGCCCTGCTCGGCGTCGGCCTCTTCCTCGCGACGATGGTCGTCGGCGCCGCGACCGCCCCCTCCGCGTCCGGCGGCGTCGACGACTCGACGACCCCGACGGCCTTCCCGGCCGGAACCGACGCGCCCTCCGACTCCGGCGGGACGGCCGCCCCGTCCGGCACGCCCGCCGCCGACGCGCCACGGACGCTCGTCGGCAACCAGGGCGGGTGGGTGACCCACGGCAGCGTCATCGCCTTCGACGGCCGGGAGGTGGCCTGGCGCAACACCGAGGCCGACGGCTACTTCGAGGTGAGTCGGCTGGACAACGGGAGCGTCCTCGCCGCCTTCGCCAACGAGAGCTCCGAGGACTGCGGCGAGCTCTCGGCGCCCTGCGCCCGCACGGGCTACCGGATCCTCGAACCCGGCAGCGGCGAGATCGTCTCCGAGTACAGCTTCCCCGTCGGCTCGATCACGAACAGCGAGGTCCACGCCGCAGACGCCACCGGCGACGGCGGCATCGTCTACGCCGACATGGACGCCGAGCGGGTCGTCGTCGTCGAGAACGGGACCGAGGTCTGGGAGTGGCGCGCCAGCGAGCTCTACGAGGCGCCCGAGGACCCGACCAGCCGCGACTGGCTGCACATCAACGACGTGGACGCCATCGGCGACGGCCGGTTCATCGTCTCCGTGCGCAACGCCAACCAGATCCTCATCCTCGAGCGCGGCGAGGGCGTCGTCGAGGTCATCAACGAGGACGATGGGTCGAGCGACGCCAACTGCCTCAAGGACGGCCGGCTCTACGACGCCGACGGCGACGGCGACGTGCGCTGTGGCGACCCCGCCGTCATCAAAGAGCAGCACAACCCGCAGTGGCTCGGCGACGGCGCGGTGCTGGTCGCCGACAGCGAGAACGACCGCGTGGTCGAGCTCCACCGGACCGACGACGGCGACTGGGAGCCCGTCTGGGCGGTCGACCGCGCGGGGGGGATCGAACTCACGTGGCCCCGCGACGCGGACCGCCTGCCCAACGGCAACACCCTGATCGCCGACTCGCGCAACCGGCGCGTGGTCGAGGTCGACCCGCAGGGCGAGGCGGTCTGGAACGTCTCCGTCGGCGCCGTCGCCCGGACGGGGCCCGGCATCGTCTACGAGGCCGACCGCCTGCCGTACGGCGAGTACGCCGGCAGCTACGACGGCGGCGCGACGCCGACCGACGCCGGCGGCGAGAACGGGACCGCGACGCCCGCGGACGCGACGCAGACGAAGACGCCCCTGCCGCGGATGACCGCCGCCAACGGCTCCGGCGCGCTGACCGCGCCCGACGACGAGATCCCGCTGCTCTCCGAGGCGGTCGCCGGCCTCCAGGGCACCTTCGCCTGGGTGCCCATCTGGTTCGGCGAACTCCACCTCGCCGCGACGGCGCTCGGCGCCCTGTTCGTCCTCGTCGGCGGCGTCGACCACCTGCTCGCGGCGCGCGGCGTCTCGCTGCCCGGGCGGGAGTAG
- a CDS encoding DUF460 domain-containing protein encodes MSTRTSALDAVVFGVDVQSGDVRGDVSYALVAFDGEHVDRDVVSRRKLRRLIRDERPAIVATDNMYELAENKDALVHFLGELPDETTLVQVTGAERPEPLSRVANRHDVPYGKDPMKEAEAAARLAANNVGQVVSAFTDETEVKVSRGRSTGGGGGWSEDRYTRRIHGSVKKRTREVESELQEAGLDFEREVTEKYGGFSNAVFTVEGRPRDIPVSNERAGDVRVEVERVRRDGIEFRPLAKRRDHVVVGVDPGTTTAVAIVGLDGEVLDVLSTRTADSAEVTEWIVERGRPVIVAADVTPMPSTVEKLRRSFDAAGWTPDRDLPVDVKQHRTREEGYDNDHERDAMAAAFGAFDAHKDQFERIAAKVPPGQDVGPVVARVVAGGESVETVLDDLRDDGGDESAEPDRPDNEQSPEQKRISQLESQVAQLQSHVESLEDTIDEKDAAIDDLEGKLSEARSETRVEARKDREVTRLERENRRLQGEIDEKDDRIEELEGKLERLKALWKLDHSNFADVSEAKEGLTPVKVVEQFTSDAIDDADERFGLAENDVIMFRDASGAGASTADKIVDVDPKLVLRNGGLSDVADEILFKHDVPVAPAELVTVQEVDELAVAREREVEAAIEDWEDRAEEREREQNAQMVDRLISEHRAGDRGESD; translated from the coding sequence GTGAGCACCCGTACGAGTGCGCTGGACGCCGTCGTCTTCGGGGTGGACGTCCAGAGCGGCGACGTGCGCGGGGACGTGTCCTACGCGCTGGTCGCGTTCGACGGCGAGCACGTCGACCGGGACGTGGTCTCCCGGCGGAAGCTCCGCCGGCTGATCCGCGACGAGCGGCCCGCCATCGTCGCCACCGACAACATGTACGAACTCGCCGAGAACAAGGACGCGCTGGTCCACTTCCTCGGCGAACTCCCCGACGAGACGACGCTGGTCCAGGTCACCGGCGCCGAGCGCCCGGAGCCGCTCTCCCGCGTCGCCAACCGCCACGACGTGCCCTACGGCAAGGATCCCATGAAGGAAGCGGAGGCGGCCGCCCGCCTCGCCGCCAACAACGTCGGCCAGGTCGTCTCCGCCTTCACCGACGAGACCGAGGTGAAGGTCTCGCGGGGCCGCTCGACCGGCGGTGGCGGCGGCTGGTCGGAGGACCGCTACACACGCCGCATCCACGGCTCGGTCAAGAAACGCACCCGCGAGGTCGAGTCCGAACTCCAGGAGGCGGGGCTGGACTTCGAGCGCGAGGTGACCGAGAAGTACGGCGGCTTCTCCAACGCCGTCTTCACCGTCGAGGGGCGCCCGCGGGACATCCCCGTCTCCAACGAGCGGGCGGGCGACGTGCGCGTCGAGGTCGAACGCGTCCGCCGCGACGGCATCGAGTTCCGCCCGCTCGCGAAACGGCGGGACCACGTCGTCGTCGGCGTCGACCCCGGCACCACCACCGCGGTCGCCATCGTCGGCCTCGACGGCGAGGTGCTGGACGTGCTGAGCACCCGCACCGCCGACAGCGCCGAGGTGACCGAGTGGATCGTCGAGCGGGGTCGGCCCGTCATCGTCGCGGCCGACGTGACGCCGATGCCCTCGACGGTCGAGAAGCTGCGGCGGTCGTTCGACGCCGCCGGCTGGACGCCCGACCGCGACCTGCCGGTCGACGTGAAACAGCACCGCACCCGCGAGGAGGGCTACGACAACGACCACGAACGCGACGCCATGGCCGCCGCGTTCGGCGCCTTCGACGCCCACAAGGACCAGTTCGAGCGCATCGCCGCGAAGGTCCCGCCCGGCCAGGACGTGGGACCGGTCGTCGCCCGCGTCGTCGCCGGCGGGGAGAGCGTCGAGACGGTCCTCGACGACCTCCGCGACGACGGCGGCGACGAGAGCGCCGAGCCCGACCGGCCGGACAACGAGCAGTCGCCCGAACAGAAGCGGATCTCCCAGCTCGAATCGCAGGTCGCCCAGCTGCAGTCGCACGTCGAGAGCCTGGAGGACACGATCGACGAGAAAGACGCCGCGATCGACGACCTGGAGGGCAAGCTCTCGGAGGCCCGCAGCGAGACCCGCGTCGAGGCCCGCAAGGACCGGGAGGTCACCCGGCTGGAGCGGGAGAACCGCCGGCTGCAGGGCGAGATCGACGAGAAGGACGACCGCATCGAGGAACTGGAGGGCAAGCTGGAGCGGCTGAAGGCCCTCTGGAAGCTCGACCACTCGAACTTCGCGGACGTGTCGGAGGCCAAGGAGGGGCTGACGCCCGTGAAGGTCGTCGAGCAGTTCACCAGCGACGCCATCGACGACGCCGACGAGCGGTTCGGACTCGCCGAGAACGACGTGATCATGTTCCGGGACGCCTCCGGCGCGGGCGCCTCGACGGCCGACAAGATCGTCGACGTGGACCCGAAGCTCGTCCTCCGCAACGGCGGGCTCTCGGACGTGGCCGACGAGATCCTCTTCAAACACGACGTGCCGGTCGCGCCGGCCGAGCTGGTGACCGTCCAGGAGGTCGACGAACTCGCGGTCGCCCGCGAGCGGGAGGTCGAGGCGGCCATCGAGGACTGGGAGGACCGCGCCGAGGAGCGCGAGCGCGAGCAGAACGCCCAGATGGTCGACCGCCTCATCAGCGAACACCGCGCCGGCGACCGCGGCGAGAGCGACTGA
- a CDS encoding aldo/keto reductase encodes MEYTTLGSTGMEVSQVCLGCMSFGSGDDWMLDEAEGRELVERAIDLGVNFFDTANTYSAGESERILGDTLADYDRDEQVVATKVRFSGARDHRNAEGLSRKTIEQELDHSLDRLGMDTVDLYQIHRWDYDTPIETTLRALDDAVSRGQVRHIGASSMWAHQFQEALRVSDEQGLARFETMQNLYHLTYREEEREMYPVCDRENVGVIPWSPLAAGYLTRPHEEFTATDRGEHEIDYGTPYHEGPGSEEINERVQELAEEEGVTMAQIALAWHFQNDNVDAPIVGTSSIEHLEEAVEALEISLSDSDVEYLEAPYHPVPVYGHE; translated from the coding sequence ATGGAGTACACCACGCTCGGCTCGACCGGGATGGAGGTCTCGCAGGTCTGTCTCGGCTGCATGAGCTTCGGCAGCGGCGACGACTGGATGCTGGACGAAGCGGAAGGGCGGGAACTCGTCGAGCGGGCCATCGACCTGGGCGTCAACTTCTTCGACACCGCCAACACCTACTCGGCGGGCGAATCGGAGCGGATCCTCGGCGACACCCTCGCCGACTACGACCGCGACGAGCAGGTCGTCGCCACCAAGGTCCGCTTCTCGGGCGCCAGAGACCACCGCAACGCCGAGGGCCTCTCCCGGAAGACGATCGAACAGGAACTCGACCACTCGCTGGACCGGCTGGGCATGGACACCGTCGACCTGTACCAGATCCACCGCTGGGACTACGACACGCCCATCGAGACGACGCTGCGGGCGCTCGACGACGCCGTCTCCCGGGGGCAGGTCCGCCACATCGGCGCCTCGTCGATGTGGGCCCACCAGTTCCAGGAGGCGCTGCGGGTCAGCGACGAGCAGGGGCTCGCCCGCTTCGAGACGATGCAGAACCTCTATCACCTGACCTACCGCGAGGAGGAGCGGGAGATGTACCCCGTCTGCGACCGGGAGAACGTCGGCGTCATCCCCTGGAGCCCCCTAGCCGCCGGCTACCTGACCCGCCCCCACGAGGAGTTCACCGCGACCGACCGGGGCGAACACGAGATCGACTACGGGACGCCCTACCACGAGGGCCCCGGCAGCGAGGAGATCAACGAGCGCGTCCAGGAGCTGGCCGAGGAAGAGGGCGTCACGATGGCCCAGATCGCCCTCGCGTGGCACTTCCAGAACGACAACGTCGACGCGCCCATCGTGGGTACGTCGAGCATCGAGCACCTCGAAGAGGCCGTCGAAGCCCTGGAGATATCGCTGTCCGACTCCGACGTGGAGTATCTCGAAGCGCCGTACCACCCCGTCCCCGTCTACGGCCACGAGTAG
- the ric gene encoding iron-sulfur cluster repair di-iron protein, protein MTDIDPDRTLASLVEETPAYARAFESLGLDYCCEGDRTLATACDQADLAVDDVRARLRETRDREDADADDWEGLADLADHVVETHHDYLREELPALQDLVAKVARVHGENHPELRELEAEFSELAEEMREHIEEEETELFPVVGKLDRGESPSTDEAARLREAIRTFEDDHAATADRLDRIAELTDGYAVPGDACASYRSMLDRLDRLERDTHMHVHRENNVLFPRAEERLPTGPAEA, encoded by the coding sequence ATGACCGACATCGACCCCGACCGCACGCTCGCATCGCTCGTCGAGGAGACGCCCGCCTACGCCCGGGCGTTCGAGTCGCTGGGGCTCGACTACTGCTGTGAGGGCGACCGGACGCTGGCGACGGCCTGCGACCAGGCGGACCTGGCCGTCGACGACGTTCGCGCGCGGCTGCGGGAGACCCGCGACCGCGAGGACGCCGACGCGGACGACTGGGAGGGGCTCGCCGACCTGGCTGACCACGTCGTCGAAACCCACCACGACTACCTCCGCGAGGAACTGCCCGCGCTCCAGGACCTGGTCGCGAAGGTCGCCCGGGTCCACGGCGAGAACCACCCCGAACTCCGCGAACTCGAGGCGGAGTTCTCCGAGCTCGCCGAGGAGATGCGCGAGCACATCGAGGAGGAGGAGACCGAACTGTTTCCCGTCGTCGGCAAGCTCGACCGCGGGGAGTCGCCGTCCACCGACGAGGCCGCCCGGCTCCGCGAGGCGATCCGGACGTTCGAGGACGACCACGCCGCGACGGCCGACCGCCTCGACCGGATCGCCGAGCTGACCGACGGCTACGCGGTCCCCGGGGACGCCTGCGCGAGCTACCGGAGCATGCTCGACCGGCTCGACCGCCTCGAACGCGACACCCACATGCACGTCCACAGGGAGAACAACGTGCTGTTCCCGCGCGCGGAGGAACGGCTTCCGACCGGACCGGCCGAGGCCTGA
- a CDS encoding acetoacetate decarboxylase family protein gives MPDQPPEPRTLSTGHEVAVPLETEAEATAVVVTADAKAADEWLPEELAPVRVALGRTAVTFLSVDYRRIGDDAMAPYEEVGVLLAATPADGPRQEFAALRRGLAGSTGALGGYVAALPVTTEPARALGAEIWGYPKSVASVRITDRGDRRRTAVRDERGHLLTLDAPWNPRFEATVRTTSYTDGDGRGGGADGGVPARRQPLELSGRFGGRPFGGTYTLGRHPLAERLRDLGLGRSLGALAFDGRFTIGGGRRVDP, from the coding sequence GTGCCCGACCAGCCGCCGGAACCACGAACCCTCTCCACCGGTCACGAGGTCGCCGTTCCACTCGAAACGGAGGCCGAGGCGACGGCGGTGGTCGTCACGGCCGACGCGAAGGCGGCCGACGAGTGGCTGCCCGAGGAGCTCGCGCCCGTCAGGGTCGCCCTCGGGCGAACCGCGGTCACCTTCCTCTCGGTGGACTACCGCCGGATCGGCGACGACGCGATGGCGCCCTACGAGGAGGTCGGCGTCCTCCTGGCCGCCACCCCCGCCGACGGGCCGCGCCAAGAATTCGCCGCCCTCCGGCGGGGGCTCGCGGGGTCGACGGGCGCGCTCGGCGGCTACGTCGCGGCGCTGCCGGTCACCACCGAGCCGGCCCGGGCGCTCGGCGCCGAGATCTGGGGGTACCCCAAGTCCGTCGCAAGCGTTCGGATCACCGACCGGGGCGACCGCCGGCGGACGGCCGTCCGCGACGAGCGGGGTCACCTCCTCACGCTCGACGCTCCCTGGAATCCGCGGTTCGAAGCGACGGTGCGAACGACGAGCTACACCGACGGGGACGGGCGCGGGGGCGGGGCCGACGGCGGCGTCCCGGCCCGTCGCCAGCCGCTGGAGCTGTCGGGGCGGTTCGGCGGCCGGCCGTTCGGCGGGACCTACACGCTGGGCCGCCATCCGCTGGCCGAGCGCCTGCGCGACCTGGGGCTAGGTCGTTCGCTGGGGGCGCTCGCGTTCGACGGTCGGTTCACGATCGGCGGCGGGCGACGAGTCGACCCCTGA
- a CDS encoding DUF7470 family protein, which translates to MLDKLGAAGVVGILVILGGIGLIASVEPLIAAGIGLVVAGVGLILYGVVTNVLASFGMGGMV; encoded by the coding sequence GTGCTAGACAAACTCGGCGCCGCCGGGGTCGTGGGGATCCTCGTGATCCTGGGCGGTATCGGACTGATCGCGTCGGTCGAACCGCTGATCGCCGCCGGGATCGGCCTCGTCGTCGCCGGCGTCGGCCTGATCCTCTACGGCGTCGTCACGAACGTCCTCGCCTCGTTCGGCATGGGCGGGATGGTCTGA
- a CDS encoding MOSC domain-containing protein: MARLERLRVFPVKGLDGIDVENATVLDGGTLRHDREYALFDADGEVVNGKRTDRVHDLATDFDPGTGTLRVEAPDGTTRAFELEREPERERAAEWFGDFFGMDLALERDTTLGYVDRREMGPSVVSTATLEAVASWFDDVTVEGARRRLRANVEVSGVPAFWEDRFVGADAPAFEVDGVRFEGVTPCGRCVVPQRDPDTGEPVPEFRERFVERRRETFPEWADEAAFDHYYSLMVITSVPEADRGRTVRVGDAVEVVE, from the coding sequence ATGGCACGCCTGGAACGGCTCAGAGTCTTTCCGGTCAAGGGGCTGGACGGCATCGACGTCGAGAACGCGACGGTCCTCGACGGCGGGACGCTGCGCCACGACCGCGAGTACGCCCTCTTCGACGCCGACGGCGAGGTGGTCAACGGCAAGCGGACCGACCGGGTCCACGACCTGGCGACCGACTTCGACCCCGGGACGGGGACGCTCCGCGTCGAGGCGCCCGACGGGACGACCCGGGCGTTCGAACTCGAACGGGAGCCCGAACGGGAGCGGGCCGCCGAGTGGTTCGGCGACTTCTTCGGGATGGACCTCGCGCTGGAGCGCGATACGACACTGGGATACGTCGACCGCCGGGAGATGGGCCCGTCGGTCGTCAGCACGGCGACGCTGGAGGCGGTCGCCTCCTGGTTCGACGACGTGACCGTCGAGGGCGCGCGCCGACGGCTCAGGGCCAACGTCGAGGTCTCCGGAGTGCCCGCGTTCTGGGAGGACCGCTTCGTCGGGGCCGACGCCCCGGCGTTCGAAGTCGACGGCGTCCGCTTCGAGGGCGTCACGCCCTGCGGGCGCTGTGTCGTCCCCCAGCGGGACCCCGACACCGGCGAACCGGTCCCCGAGTTCCGCGAGCGGTTCGTCGAGCGGCGCCGGGAGACGTTCCCCGAGTGGGCCGACGAGGCCGCCTTCGACCACTACTACTCGCTGATGGTCATCACCAGCGTCCCGGAGGCCGACCGCGGGCGGACGGTCCGGGTCGGCGACGCGGTCGAGGTCGTCGAGTGA